DNA sequence from the Geitlerinema sp. PCC 9228 genome:
TTGCACCGCTGGTCAAAATCGCGCCAGCGCCAGCGTATTGAAGAACTCGCCCAAATGTTAGAAATCCAAGACTTGTTAACGTTTTCCGTACAAAAACTTTCCGGCGGTCAAGCCCAGCGGGTCGCGATCGCGAGAGCTTTGGCTGCCTATCCGCGCATGTTGCTGTTAGACGAACCTTTCAGCGCCCTTAACGACGAACTGCGATCGCCCTTGCGCAAACAGTTAAAAAATATACAACAAAAATTTCAAATTCCAGTTATCTTAGTGACCCACTCCAAAGCCGAAGCCATGGAAATTGGCGATTCGCTAATTGTTTTATCTCAAGGAAAAGTGGTTGCCCGCGGCAACCCCACTCATTTGTTAGATAACCGTTCTTACGATTTAATGCCCGATCTTGGTTGGGGGTGATGAGGGGTATCGGAGCATGGGAGAAAACAACCAATTATATCTCCCACGCTCGATACACTCGGTACGGTTCCAAAATTCATTCTTGATTGTTGCGAAACTGGGAAGCAAGTTGTAACAGACGGGACCAGCGTTTTTGGACTTGCTTGGGGGTACATTGGAGGGTCTCGGCGATTTCGCGATCGCTAGATTTTTGAGATTTGAATTGGATTAGCTGGCGATCGTTGGGAGAAAGTTGGGATAGAAATTGCTTCCATTGGCTGGCTGACATCCCCAAATTTTGCTCCAAATCGGCACCCAACCATTGGTGAACCAATTTCCAATTGGAAGAACGGGCGAATTTTTCCACGTGGTATTTAAATCGCTGCTGCAAGTAATCCCGTTTGCGCGGAGAAAGGTTGAGAATTTCGTCAATTTCCGACGCTGGCAAATCTTGTAATTTTAACGCCAAATAATCGATACAATCCTCTTGTCCTTGTTCGCGCAAATATTCAATTAAAGCTTGAATGACGCGATCGCGCAGTACCCCTTCCGCCGGGTCTTTGGTATCGGCAACCATAGCCGCACGAACCTGCTGCATGGCGCTAGAGCGACTTTGAGCTTCCTCTTCCTCATCTTTAGAAGATTCCCCAGCCAGTTCCATATCCAAAGTGGTTTCCGGCGGTTGCCCTTGAGCGAATTCTTGGGCGCGGAGCAAAATTAACTGCTGGCTGCGGCGTCCCGGCAACCCAATGCGGCGTTTGGCATACTGTTCCGTAAAGCTCATGTATTCCGCCAGCGCCAGTCGCGTACGAGGGGTGTAATCCTCCGGCATTTCGTGTTCCCGGCGGAAAGCTCGTAGGGATTCAATGTAGAACCCTTGCAGAAAATCTTCAATCAAATTGTAGCGACCTTGGAAACCCAAATTAGAGCGTAAAGGCGCAATGTGGCGGTAAACAATCGCACTGAGGTGGCTGTGCAACTCCGAACGACCGGTAACCGAACCCAAATTGTAGTAGGTCAGGCATTTTTGCAAGCGGTGGCGGGCTAATTTGAGCTGCCAGGCATAGATTTCCCCAGAATTTTGAATGCGATCGCTGTGCCGGCAGATTCGTTCCACCTCCCGGGCAATGCGTATCGCCAGCTCGCGAATTTGGCGGTGAGACGCCTTGGTAGAGGATTGCAACTGGCGCACCAACGTTTTAGCCAGTTCTGGATTTTCCACCCCCGGAAATTCCGTTGATGGCGTTTCCGAAGTGCTTGGGGAGGCAGAGGCGGCGGCTGGGTTGGGTTCCCCTCGCGTGTTGGCGGCAAAATTTTGGTTGTAGTTGCGGTCTTGAGCTAGTTTAACGTTCATAATTTAGCGATCGGGTGATGACCCACGATGAGTAGACTGCATAACAGTTGGACTTTGTTGCTAGGGTGGCTCAGAACCAGTTATTATTGTTTGGTTCTGGCTGTACCATGCACTTATCCATCTGTCTTTACCTCAAATCTATCGGGCGAACATAGACGGTGGAAGCCAGAGGTTGCCACTATCGCTACTGTTTGATGCCCTAGGTTGACACTTACAGCACAGGTCCTAGGCACAACTGTGATGCGGTTGGGTTTTTCCTCGATCCCCTCCCAAAGCCAAAAACACCACCAATCAAGGGGGTTGACTATCAAATGGTTGCTCGTACCAGCGAACGTTACCGCAAATCGGAAAACAGAAATTCCCACGGACAGTTGGTTAACTGGCTATCTGGGAACTGTGCCAGCTAGCATGCTGTCCACCCAATCAAATATTCATAGAAAATGCCACCGGCAAAATCATGGCACGATTTCCAGAGATGCCAACTTGCCGGTTTGGTTCCTATACAGCTTCAAACTCCGACACGGAATCTGCACTGGCAATACCCAAAGCGTGAAATCTGAGCCAGAACCCCTACTTTGTCAAGCTCAGCACAAGCTGTAATTCCCTTTGTCAATAGGGATGGTTAAAATGAAGTTTGTGGTTTTTACGTGTCGGATTGGGTATTACAGGTTCAGGACACAAGCCCTTCGACCAGCTCAGGACAAGCCTGAAAAAATTTACAAACAATAGCCAATTGTTCCGGACAATCTCCAAATTTGCTGTAAAATCGAAGATTTTGTCCCCAAAAAAATTGCTTTTGTCGGCGGCAAATCTCGGAAATGGCATCTACTAACCAATCTGAGCTACCAAATCGGCAGCGTCTTCCCATCCCAATCCCTTGCGGACAATTTCCACTTCATCGCCAGTCAAATCGATAATGGTAGACACTTGAGTTCCCTGTTCCTGTTCGTTATCCACAATCACATCCACCAATT
Encoded proteins:
- a CDS encoding ATP-binding cassette domain-containing protein, whose amino-acid sequence is MPQSARKNPFRSQFCLEIEFAVACEITVLFGSSGCGKSSTLKAIAGLLPPDSGKIVVGGQTLFDDRSGMDLPPHQRQIGYVFQEYALFPHMSVAQNIGFALHRWSKSRQRQRIEELAQMLEIQDLLTFSVQKLSGGQAQRVAIARALAAYPRMLLLDEPFSALNDELRSPLRKQLKNIQQKFQIPVILVTHSKAEAMEIGDSLIVLSQGKVVARGNPTHLLDNRSYDLMPDLGWG
- a CDS encoding HetZ-related protein, encoding MNVKLAQDRNYNQNFAANTRGEPNPAAASASPSTSETPSTEFPGVENPELAKTLVRQLQSSTKASHRQIRELAIRIAREVERICRHSDRIQNSGEIYAWQLKLARHRLQKCLTYYNLGSVTGRSELHSHLSAIVYRHIAPLRSNLGFQGRYNLIEDFLQGFYIESLRAFRREHEMPEDYTPRTRLALAEYMSFTEQYAKRRIGLPGRRSQQLILLRAQEFAQGQPPETTLDMELAGESSKDEEEEAQSRSSAMQQVRAAMVADTKDPAEGVLRDRVIQALIEYLREQGQEDCIDYLALKLQDLPASEIDEILNLSPRKRDYLQQRFKYHVEKFARSSNWKLVHQWLGADLEQNLGMSASQWKQFLSQLSPNDRQLIQFKSQKSSDREIAETLQCTPKQVQKRWSRLLQLASQFRNNQE